Sequence from the Nitrosopumilus maritimus SCM1 genome:
TTTAACTTTGGATTGACAATTGCATCAAGTGCATTTCCTATGAATACAAATGCAAGTCCTGCAATTGCAATCATTACTCCTGGAGGCATGATCCACCACCATAATCCTCTTGCAGCTGCTCCGAATGTATTTGCATCATGAAGTATATGTCCCCATGTTGGAAATGATGGGTCTCCTAATCCTAGAAAACTCAAACCTGCCTCCGTAGTTATTGCTGCTGGTACTGATATCGCAATGCTCGCAAATGCATATGGGAGTAACTGCGGTAAGATGTGTTTGAGTACAATTTTGGAATTTTTTTGCCCCATCATGTTTGCTGCATCCACATATCCTTTGGTCTTGATTTGTAAAGACATACTTCTTGCAACCTTTGCAATTCCTACCCATCCAAAAATCATCAAAAACCCTACTAGAACGAATATACTGTTACTAATCGTGACTGATAAAATTATCAAAAATGGAAGTGCCGGTAATGCATAGATTACATCATTGAATCTCATCATCACCTCGTCTGTTTTTTTACCTTTGAATCCTGCATACACCCCATACAATAATCCCATTATTACCGATGCAATGGATACCACTAAACCGATAAACAAAGCAAGTGGAGTTCCCCATAACAGTCCTATGGCAAGGTCTCGTCTTAATTCATCTGTCCCCATCATTCCAAATGCTTTTCCACCTATGATCAATTTTGATTCATGGCTTTTAATTTCAGAATTAATAGAATATGTGTCAACTGAAAAAATATAATTTCCTTTTAGCGGTTCATTTGTTTTGGTATTTGAAAATACAATATCTTCAGCTGATAGTCTTTCTAAATTGAAATCAAACAAGTCTGATTGCAATAACAAATTTTTCTTTATTGTTTCATCTGTTGAAAAAATTCTTTCACTATGAACTGTTTTAGTATGTGAATAAGGTAATGATGTGGATGATAATTCTAATTTTATTCCATCTGGTCTTGTGACTGACATTTGTAATAACACTGATTCAGAATACTCTGATGAAAAAAC
This genomic interval carries:
- a CDS encoding ABC transporter permease; translation: MSSITPQEIKQEFLKSKIGIAGITILSILVTTSIIAIIAIPVETFQEWNNPGNWISYPKVAVPIWINIFMTEKIPEHKILENPHIQTNSEGEIMLSSHKFGINFDYEFFPNDFIYVFSSEYSESVLLQMSVTRPDGIKLELSSTSLPYSHTKTVHSERIFSTDETIKKNLLLQSDLFDFNLERLSAEDIVFSNTKTNEPLKGNYIFSVDTYSINSEIKSHESKLIIGGKAFGMMGTDELRRDLAIGLLWGTPLALFIGLVVSIASVIMGLLYGVYAGFKGKKTDEVMMRFNDVIYALPALPFLIILSVTISNSIFVLVGFLMIFGWVGIAKVARSMSLQIKTKGYVDAANMMGQKNSKIVLKHILPQLLPYAFASIAISVPAAITTEAGLSFLGLGDPSFPTWGHILHDANTFGAAARGLWWWIMPPGVMIAIAGLAFVFIGNALDAIVNPKLKR